The Hordeum vulgare subsp. vulgare chromosome 7H, MorexV3_pseudomolecules_assembly, whole genome shotgun sequence DNA window catgctatcttcgtgctgatccacttgaacttgcacatcgcaatcttgatgacgatcacaacttgacgtcatactccatgggttatatgagatcttccctttgacgcaagcccatggaaacacacctaacccccacatagaactctcacgaagaccatgggttagtacacaaacacgtaatggacaatgcttaccataccatgggatcacttgatccccctcggtacatcttgtacgctttgtgtgttgatcatcttgatttactctttgtctgagatcttgatcaaccatgtgtctctatgaccattctttggataataccttgaataccatcttggtcatcatataaactccttgaacccaacagatggacttcaagaagtgcctatggacaaatcctataaatgtaacttaaggcaaccattagtccataggaattgtcatcaagtatcaaaaccacatatggagatatatgctccaacaattGGATTGGCACCTCAAAAACTCTATTAGCGAACGATGGTCCAAAAGATTCGATGATCGTACGCCAAACAAAAAGGCCATGGCGTCCGTGGCAATGCTTATAGGATGGACCATCTCAAGAAGCCGAATGCCCTTGTTTTTGAGTACAAATGCACTCCAATGTCCACCCCGTCCAAACAATTCAAAAATAAAGTGTGATCATATGCCAAAGTGGAATATTGCTCTTAAAATTTTCTAGGGAGAATGAAGATCGGACGGCTAAAATACAGCCATCGGCTGAGATCCAATGGCCTCGATCCACGCCGGATCGAAATTCGTTCCAGGCCCCACTCCCGTCCACTGCCCATTCCGTCGAACACCTCGCGAGCCCAACCCTAGCCTGCATCGCGCGCTAAACCCGtcccccaccaccaccatgcgaggcatcggcgccgccgccgccgccgccgcccggcgGCACGCGCACCTCCCATCCTCCTACGCCGCCGcgttctcttccttctccggcATCGGGGGCAACGGTGGCGCTGGGCGCGGGCGCGGGCGCGGCCTACCGCCCTCCGCATCCGCGCCGCCGCGCGCTCCCGGGAGCCCCATCcccgacaacgacgacggcgcgGATCTCTTCTCCGCACCCTCATATGCTGGCCGTGGCCGCGGTGAGCCCGTGATCCCGCCCTCCCCCACCGTCccgtccttctcgtccttctctggCGCTGGCCGCGGCCGTGGATCCCCGCTGCCCCCTACCCCGCCGCCTCCACCATCCGACGAAGATGCCCCCAAGCAACCGACCTTCACAAAGCGCTTCGAATCCGTCCCTTCCCCCTCCGATCCGGAGCGGGCAGCCACCGtatcctcctcctcatccgaGCCGCCGCGTTCGATCCCTACCTCCGGCGCCGGCCGCGGCGTGCCGCGCATGCAGCAGCCGGTGGACAGGGCCCCCGAGGAGAACCGCTTCGTTCGAAGTCGCGAGGCAAAGAAAGCTCCAACCCCTTCGGCTCCAAGCGGGCAGCCGAAAATGGCGCCACAGGAGGCCGTGAAGCGTGCTTTGGAGCTCCTGGGCCGTGGCGATACTGGTGGTGGACGCGGCGGCAGAGGGGGGCGCGGGAGCCGCGGGGGGCGCGGAGGTGGCCGGGAAGGTGGCCGTCGGCCTGCTGACGTGAACGAGGGGGAAAAGGTCTTCTTGGGTGACAACGCCGATGGCGAGAAACTCGAGAAGCGGCTTGGGCCTGAGAAGATGAAGATTTGGGACGAGGCGTTCGATGAGGCAGCAGATGAGGCACTGCCACACCCGATGAATGATGGGCTTCTCGACGCCATTCATACCAATAACATGGTGCGCTCTGCACTGCATCAGAGTTATCAAAATTataagatccgtgtgtgcttgttGAATTCCTGATGGGTTTTTATCTTTGAATGTTTGTGTGTGCAGATTGAGTTTGAGCCAGAGTACAATGTGAGCTTTTGTAATCCTGATATTGAGGAGAAGCCGCCAATGTCATTGGAGGAGATGCTGCAGAAAGTAAAGCCATTCATAGTTGCTTATGAAGGCATCCAGAACCAGGAAGAATGGGAGGTGATTTGTTTAACTGTCCTCGTGCCATATCTTGCTTCACCCTGGAAATGTTTGTGCAAGTAGATATTTTCTGTATGATGTACTTGAATTTGCCGCAATGAGTAACCAAATACATCAGAGTGTGCCAGAGTAAGTCTACCGGGCAAGTTTTTTTACCTTGCTTTTGTGTTATAGCTTGCAATGTGTCCATATCTATTTGGATGATATGAGAATGTGTGCTTTAGACTTGATAAATAAATTATTGACCAGAGAATAATATCAAAATAGTACAGTTTCTGTTTGCAATCTATATGCTCGTGTTATGTTGGCAATCAAACTTCCCCTAACTTTGTCCAGTAGTATACATATATAACTACCTAGATCGTGGTTGAAAATGTATCAGTAGATTTGCTGTTAAATCTCAGATCTACTTTGATAATATTCTAGTGTTATAAGCTGATATGCATATTTTTGCCAAGTAGATATCTTCTACAAATCCACTTTCAGTGTACCCTGAATGTCAGCTTATAACACTATAATATTATCAAGCAGATCTAAGATTTAACAGCAAATCTACTAATATATTTTGGACCAGAATCGGTAGTTCTATATGTAAAAAAATGCTTGATCTACAACTTCCGCTTGGAGTGTACCCCTGAATGTCAACTTACTTGTATGCATTAGCATTCACAGTTGTGTACTTGCATTCACTTCACTGCTATATGAGTTCATTTTGCGGTTCTCAACTGACCCACTAATCTTCTGTATCATTCTTAGGAAGCCGTGAAAGATGTCATGGAAAGGGCACCCCATATGAAAGAGCTGATAGATATGTACAGTGGGCCTGATGTCGTAACTGCAATACAACAAGAAGGGGAGCTGCAAAGAGTTGCCAACACTCTTCCAGAAAACATACCCAATTCAGTAAAGCGGTTTACTGATAAAACTTTACTCTCTCTCAAGGTTTGCCTTCTTATTACAACTGATGCTCTAGACAGCATTGTATTATGAGTCAATTAAGCCTTTTGAATAACTGAGCTGCTGAATATTTAGTTGTAATGGAAGCAAAATGATTCTTGTTTAACTTGGCAGGTTCTAACATACCCATTAATAATCAGCTTGTTTAAAAATAAACCAGCCTTCTGTTAGCATACCAAACATGATTTTAACTACTGTGATCTCTTCCAAAAGAAAAAACTGtggtcttagaacatctcttatctaGCTGTATGTCTATGGGAGTATGGGTGCCAGATAGATCTATAATGGCTTGCACTTCTTTCTCAAAGAGAGCAAATGGCTGATACTATCTAACTTTAGCTGGCTAAGCACATATGCTTAAAGTCAGCTTGTTGTAAAGTGCTGACGGATATTGAAGCATCACATATTGAAATATTTGCAGAGAACATTATGCAATGCCATTTTTCTCCATAGTTTTTGAAGGAAAAAGAACATAATCGTTTGAATTTCAGATCATAGTGTGCTGTTCCAAATGGTACCTTAAAAAGGATAATTTTATGTGCTGATACGGAATGTATTTTATTACTCTCTTTTTTGCGTGGACAAAATTTGCTTCCTACTTGTGACAAGAAGTTTCTTGTGTTTTGCAGAATAATCCTGGCTGGGGTTTTGACAGGAAGTGTCAATTCATGGACAAGTTTGTCCGTGAAGTTTCAGAACAGTACAAGTAAAAGCCTTCTTATACACTGTTGTAAGATCTCATTTAGCCCCTAAGAAGATTTAGCGGATTTTCCTTGTTTCGAGAGAAGGTGTGATGTTATATTCAACCCATGCAGCACGTCTTCCTTCTATTGAGATGTTAGTTAGACAAATAAAATCACTGGGAAACATCAATATTTCTTTTGGGAGATTTTCTTCTCGCCGCTGTGATTCTAGAAATGTCGATCGCCATTTGTTTATGACAATCAAACTCCCTTACCTCTTTGAAGCGCTAATGAGATTATGAATGCCTGAATTGATCTGTTTCCTCCTGTACCATGGATCGCATATTTGGGCAATTTTATAAATGAAATGGTATTCTTGTTGTTGAGGGAGTGAGCTCTCAGCAGGGAGCCCTGTTTGCAGGGTACCCAAGTCGTGTGCCCAAGTAGGGTCAACCAGAATCACACCATGGACCTGCACAAACCTAGAACCTGATCATGCTCTCCGGTGTTGAAGGAATGGATTGTAGGACAACGCGTCAGCCACTCAAGGAGCTATTATTAGTAGATTTGGGTTACTTGTAAGGATCCTACTGCCCAGTGCCCACTAGAAAACCAGCAAGTTCTCAACTGTATATCTACCAATGATTCTGAGAACTGTGGCACTTACAGCAGTATCGATACATGTCACAGTAAAGCCCCTGATGTTTCCACGAGAGCGTTCGAGTAAACAGAGGTTAATAAATGACAGAAACACAAGTGCTGACTGGTACTGGTTATCATCCATTTTACATAACACTTTGTATAATTTTTCCTTAGTGAAAGTAACCTGTCTAATGTCCTGTGAATTGTGATCCACAACCACAAGGGGAGCAGAAATGCCTACCTAGCTATGTATGTATCTACAGCTCACCCCTGCGGCCTGCTTTGTACAGACCATATGATTCTCTTGTTTCTATATATAGAAAGGGAAGTAGtaaccaaaaataataataattgaaAAGCATGATAGCTTTGAAAACTCTGTAAGCtgccatttccagatccatttccaTCCATTGCCTGTTCATCACAAGATGCAGAAGCCCGAGTCATTTTCAGGGCCCAAAGAAAATCATCTGTTTCATAGGTAAGGACTAGACATTTTTTGGCTGGATGATTTGATTACCTCTAGGCGTCTGGAGCATGCTGCCGGAGCGGCTGGTGCTCGTTGTTCTGGCTGTCGAGCGGCATGTACTGGGACATGATGGCCATGATCTCCGAGTCCATGTACGACTGACAAACAATGAAACACACACAGTCAGTTCTTGTTGCGCACTAGAGGTCTTCTTGGCTAACCATTTGCTTTGGGGAGAAGGACATACCCTGAGCCTGTACTTGTAGAAGACGAAGCCGGCGACCCCCAGGCCGGCGGCGCAGGACACGGCGAGGACGGCGACGAGCCAGCCGAACCTGGACATGCTGTTGGCCACGCACACGTCCTCCCCTCGGATGTAGACCTGGTTGCCCCTGCACCCGCACTCGTAGCTGCCCCAGGTGTTCTTGCAGCGGCAGTCCGGGCAGGTGCAGGCCAGCTTCTCCCTGCACTCGTCCATGTCTTCGCATTTGTGGCCGTCGCCTTGGAACCCCGGCGGGCACCGGCACCCGCTCAACGCCGTGTCCTGGCACCACCATTGGTGAGGTTAGCAGAGATCAAGGGTATGCAGGGGAGAAGACGATGAGGTTCAGAGGTTTCCTAAGTGAAACCCTGAAGGCTAGAAGCAGGGAAGGGAGGTGGCTGTATTGTACCGAGCATGCGGAGAAGGTGCGCTCCCCCTTGGTCTCCGCCCAGCAGCCGCCGTGGTT harbors:
- the LOC123413534 gene encoding translation initiation factor IF-2, which translates into the protein MRGIGAAAAAAARRHAHLPSSYAAAFSSFSGIGGNGGAGRGRGRGLPPSASAPPRAPGSPIPDNDDGADLFSAPSYAGRGRGEPVIPPSPTVPSFSSFSGAGRGRGSPLPPTPPPPPSDEDAPKQPTFTKRFESVPSPSDPERAATVSSSSSEPPRSIPTSGAGRGVPRMQQPVDRAPEENRFVRSREAKKAPTPSAPSGQPKMAPQEAVKRALELLGRGDTGGGRGGRGGRGSRGGRGGGREGGRRPADVNEGEKVFLGDNADGEKLEKRLGPEKMKIWDEAFDEAADEALPHPMNDGLLDAIHTNNMIEFEPEYNVSFCNPDIEEKPPMSLEEMLQKVKPFIVAYEGIQNQEEWEEAVKDVMERAPHMKELIDMYSGPDVVTAIQQEGELQRVANTLPENIPNSVKRFTDKTLLSLKNNPGWGFDRKCQFMDKFVREVSEQYK